A single window of Pontibacillus chungwhensis DNA harbors:
- a CDS encoding ABC transporter ATP-binding protein, which translates to MSITELNKSQTEKLLEVNDLKMHFPVKGGFFKRTIGAVKAVDGVTFDIKKGETLGLVGESGCGKSTTGRSILRLLDPTSGEVLFNGEDITKLTGKRLRDIRQDIQMVFQDPYASLNPMQMVGDIISEPIKNYYNKRKGSELKAEVMDLLTRVGLPEEAYYKYAHEFSGGQRQRIGIARALALKPKLIIADEPVSALDVSVQSQVLNLLNELQDEFDLTYLFIAHDLSVVKHMSDRIGVMYLGNIMEVANKSSIYADPLHPYTQALISAVPDASKVGEKRERIVLEGDVPSPENPPSGCPFHTRCPKAMDECSKVKPQLKEVKPGQHVACLLYE; encoded by the coding sequence ATGAGTATAACCGAATTAAACAAATCTCAAACCGAAAAATTGCTAGAGGTAAATGATTTGAAGATGCATTTCCCGGTAAAGGGGGGCTTCTTCAAACGAACAATCGGAGCTGTTAAAGCGGTAGATGGCGTTACTTTTGATATCAAAAAGGGAGAAACGCTAGGACTTGTAGGAGAATCCGGTTGTGGGAAATCAACTACGGGTCGCTCCATCTTGAGATTACTAGATCCAACAAGTGGAGAAGTTCTATTTAATGGCGAAGATATTACAAAGCTAACTGGAAAGCGTCTGCGTGATATTCGTCAGGATATTCAAATGGTGTTCCAGGACCCATACGCCTCTCTAAACCCTATGCAAATGGTCGGAGATATCATAAGCGAACCGATTAAGAACTACTACAATAAACGTAAAGGTTCAGAACTTAAAGCTGAAGTAATGGATCTCTTAACACGGGTAGGTTTACCAGAGGAGGCTTATTACAAATACGCGCACGAGTTCTCAGGAGGACAGCGTCAGCGTATTGGTATTGCAAGGGCGCTTGCCCTTAAGCCGAAGCTTATTATAGCGGATGAACCTGTATCGGCCCTTGATGTGTCCGTACAGTCACAGGTGTTAAATCTATTAAATGAGCTGCAAGACGAATTTGATTTAACCTATCTGTTCATTGCACACGACTTAAGTGTTGTAAAACATATGAGTGATCGCATTGGTGTTATGTATCTAGGTAATATCATGGAAGTAGCGAATAAGAGTTCTATTTATGCAGATCCTTTACATCCTTACACGCAAGCTCTGATCTCAGCGGTGCCAGATGCATCTAAAGTAGGGGAGAAGCGTGAACGCATTGTCCTTGAAGGGGACGTGCCTAGTCCGGAAAATCCACCATCTGGATGTCCATTCCATACGAGATGTCCAAAAGCGATGGATGAATGTTCTAAGGTTAAACCTCAATTAAAGGAGGTGAAACCAGGCCAGCACGTCGCATGTCTTCTTTATGAATAA
- a CDS encoding aldehyde dehydrogenase family protein encodes MEQYGLFINGEWTKSKETVEVYNKYTQQVHAEVSKASEDEVDQAISSAEAAYRNTEFPPYKRYEVLHKVSELLQENKEEMAQIITAEAGKPIKQARTEIDRATQTIELSAEEAKRIHGEGVPVEAAPGSENRMAFTIKVPVGVVGAISPFNFPVNLVSHKIAPAIAAGNAVVLKPAKNTPISSLKLAQLFQEAGLPAGFLNVVVGSGSDIGSYMMKDKRINLYTFTGSAEVGLKLKQNTGLNKLILELGNNSPVIVDRAADVKTAAETLAQKSFAFAGQVCISVQRMYVHEEVASEFKEHFIKATKELNVGDPTDDQTDVGPMISQSEAERAEEWIQEAKGQGAEVIHGGQRKGAMFEPTLLTNVDHSMKVVCEEIFAPVVTMMTFSDLDECIEEVNKSNYGLQGGIFTQDVDRAFKAARKVEVGGFMINDASQYRVDLMPYGGVKDSGWGKEGPKYTIEDMTEERLVVMNLKQ; translated from the coding sequence ATGGAACAATACGGACTTTTTATAAATGGCGAATGGACAAAGTCAAAAGAAACGGTAGAGGTGTACAATAAGTATACCCAACAAGTACATGCGGAGGTTTCGAAAGCTTCAGAGGATGAGGTGGACCAGGCCATTTCAAGTGCAGAGGCTGCTTATCGGAATACCGAATTCCCTCCTTACAAACGGTATGAAGTGCTTCATAAGGTAAGTGAATTGCTACAAGAGAATAAAGAAGAGATGGCGCAGATTATTACAGCAGAGGCAGGGAAGCCCATTAAACAAGCACGAACTGAAATTGACCGTGCTACCCAAACCATTGAATTATCAGCTGAGGAAGCGAAACGTATTCATGGGGAAGGGGTTCCTGTTGAGGCGGCACCGGGTTCTGAAAACCGAATGGCATTTACCATTAAAGTGCCTGTCGGTGTAGTGGGAGCGATTAGCCCGTTTAACTTCCCTGTAAACCTGGTTTCACATAAGATAGCTCCAGCGATTGCGGCAGGAAATGCTGTTGTACTTAAGCCGGCTAAGAACACACCAATCTCTTCCCTTAAGTTGGCCCAACTCTTCCAAGAAGCAGGTCTCCCTGCAGGATTCTTAAATGTAGTGGTCGGATCCGGTTCTGACATTGGAAGCTATATGATGAAAGATAAGCGGATTAATCTTTATACATTTACCGGAAGTGCAGAAGTAGGCTTGAAGCTGAAGCAAAACACGGGATTGAATAAACTGATCTTAGAGCTTGGGAACAACTCCCCGGTTATTGTCGATCGGGCTGCAGATGTAAAAACCGCTGCAGAAACATTAGCTCAAAAAAGCTTCGCATTCGCGGGTCAGGTTTGTATTTCGGTTCAGAGAATGTATGTCCATGAAGAAGTTGCGAGTGAATTCAAAGAGCACTTTATTAAAGCGACAAAGGAACTAAACGTAGGAGATCCAACAGATGATCAAACGGACGTTGGCCCGATGATTAGTCAGAGTGAAGCAGAGCGAGCGGAAGAGTGGATTCAGGAAGCGAAAGGCCAAGGAGCTGAAGTGATCCATGGCGGTCAGCGAAAAGGGGCAATGTTTGAGCCTACACTTCTTACAAACGTTGATCATTCTATGAAAGTGGTTTGTGAAGAGATCTTTGCCCCCGTTGTGACTATGATGACCTTTAGTGATCTAGATGAGTGCATTGAAGAAGTAAACAAATCCAACTATGGATTACAAGGTGGGATCTTTACCCAGGACGTGGACCGTGCTTTTAAAGCTGCTCGAAAAGTAGAAGTTGGCGGGTTTATGATTAACGATGCTTCACAATACCGGGTAGATCTTATGCCATATGGTGGTGTGAAAGACAGCGGATGGGGCAAAGAAGGTCCTAAATATACGATTGAAGATATGACAGAGGAACGATTAGTGGTCATGAATCTTAAACAATAG
- the safA gene encoding SafA/ExsA family spore coat assembly protein, whose translation MKKMIFSFLFAIVLVALIVPGAGHAQSTDTYTVKSGDTLWKISQRYKIGLSEIISANPQFSNPDLIYPGDRVTIPLKGDIKSVEQEVIRLTNKERAKQGLPALKSDWQLSRVARYKSRDMRDQGYFAHNSPTYGSPFEMMKSFNISYRKAAENIAAGQRTPQEVVQAWMDSPGHRKNILDKDLTYIGVGYAEGGSYGNYWTQQFITK comes from the coding sequence ATGAAGAAAATGATCTTTTCGTTTTTATTCGCCATCGTGCTAGTCGCCCTCATTGTACCAGGTGCTGGCCATGCGCAAAGTACGGATACATATACCGTAAAGAGTGGCGATACCCTTTGGAAAATTTCACAGCGTTATAAAATTGGTTTATCGGAAATTATCAGTGCCAATCCACAGTTTAGCAATCCGGATTTAATCTACCCAGGTGATCGTGTGACGATCCCACTTAAGGGAGATATTAAGTCGGTTGAGCAGGAAGTTATTCGCTTAACGAACAAGGAACGCGCGAAGCAGGGATTACCAGCACTAAAGAGTGATTGGCAATTATCTCGTGTTGCTCGTTATAAATCTAGAGATATGAGGGATCAAGGCTACTTTGCTCACAACTCCCCAACCTATGGTTCTCCTTTTGAAATGATGAAGTCATTCAACATCTCTTATCGTAAGGCGGCTGAGAATATCGCCGCAGGCCAACGTACACCGCAAGAGGTTGTGCAGGCATGGATGGATAGTCCAGGGCACAGAAAGAATATTTTAGATAAAGATCTTACGTATATTGGGGTAGGATATGCTGAAGGCGGTAGTTATGGTAACTATTGGACACAGCAGTTTATTACGAAATAA
- the opp4C gene encoding oligopeptide ABC transporter permease, protein MEVVHNKDSQLQTSKPPKSMSPWAMARRKFMKNKLAMISLIYLLILAVLSLLAPYITTIDISRVNIGEMKLPPSADHWFGTDTSGRDVFVRLLYGGRVSLFVGVSCTIIILALGVLVGAIAGFFGGIVDSMLMRFTDFVLNFPFLVFVIVLNAILFGKVGGVGVLIGVISLLGWGGVARLVRSKILSEKENEYVLAATSIGGRPNKVIMKHLLPNVMTTVIVQATITFAQMIVAESALSYLGFGVPQEVPSWGNMLSASQQPEVLQSMPWIWVPPAIILVLTILAINFIGEGVKDAFNPKSFR, encoded by the coding sequence ATGGAAGTCGTTCATAATAAAGATTCACAGCTGCAGACATCAAAGCCACCCAAGAGTATGTCCCCTTGGGCAATGGCCCGTCGAAAATTTATGAAGAATAAGCTAGCTATGATTAGTTTGATTTACTTACTCATTCTAGCAGTCCTTTCGCTTTTAGCGCCTTACATTACAACGATTGATATTTCACGTGTAAATATTGGTGAAATGAAACTTCCTCCATCGGCTGACCACTGGTTCGGCACGGATACAAGTGGACGAGATGTCTTTGTCCGCTTGCTTTACGGAGGTAGAGTATCCTTATTTGTAGGGGTTAGTTGTACCATTATTATCTTAGCTTTAGGTGTCCTTGTCGGAGCTATAGCTGGTTTCTTTGGTGGTATTGTGGACAGTATGTTAATGCGTTTCACAGACTTTGTTCTAAACTTCCCATTCTTAGTATTCGTTATCGTTCTTAACGCAATCCTTTTTGGAAAAGTTGGCGGTGTCGGAGTACTTATCGGGGTTATTAGTTTACTCGGTTGGGGCGGGGTAGCTCGTCTAGTTCGGAGTAAAATTCTATCTGAAAAAGAGAATGAATATGTCCTCGCTGCTACATCTATTGGTGGCAGACCGAATAAAGTTATTATGAAGCACTTGCTTCCTAACGTTATGACAACGGTGATCGTTCAAGCGACGATTACATTTGCTCAGATGATTGTAGCAGAATCCGCCCTTAGTTACTTAGGCTTTGGTGTACCGCAGGAAGTACCAAGTTGGGGGAACATGTTATCAGCCTCTCAACAACCGGAAGTTCTGCAGAGTATGCCTTGGATTTGGGTACCACCAGCGATTATCTTGGTGCTTACAATCTTAGCGATCAACTTTATTGGAGAAGGGGTTAAAGACGCCTTCAATCCTAAATCATTCCGTTAA
- a CDS encoding NupC/NupG family nucleoside CNT transporter, translating to MDILLGLLAIVVVLGIGFLMSNNRSNINYKGIGIMLVLQLFTTWFVFNTKIGKIIITGISAAFDQLIQSGRAGVMFILPNVANVGEDGNPLNVFFLDVLMIIIFFAVLLSVLTYLKILPTIIKYLGAAISKVTGLPKVESFNAVNSMFFGQSEALLAIKSQFHHLENNRLYIVSASAMGSVSASIVGAYLEMLPEQFVLVAIPLNMFSALILGSLIAPVKVSKEEDHVDIKEVSNANSFFEAMGNGALDGGKIALIVAAMLVAFTASLDFANFLISSVFSGVTLEQILGYILAPIAFLMGIPSDELITAGSLMGTKIITNEFVAMLQLTDMIKDLSDKTVGIVSVFLTSFANFASIGIIAGTVQGIDSKKGAAVSKFGLKLLVGATLGSVLSATIAGLFL from the coding sequence ATGGATATTCTACTTGGCTTACTTGCAATTGTAGTCGTTCTCGGTATCGGATTTTTAATGTCGAATAACCGAAGTAACATTAATTATAAAGGTATCGGAATTATGCTTGTTCTACAATTGTTTACGACTTGGTTTGTGTTCAACACTAAGATTGGTAAAATCATTATTACAGGAATCTCCGCTGCTTTTGATCAGCTTATTCAATCTGGACGAGCTGGGGTTATGTTTATCTTGCCGAACGTAGCAAATGTTGGGGAAGATGGAAATCCGTTAAACGTATTCTTCTTAGACGTTCTTATGATTATTATTTTCTTCGCTGTTCTTCTATCTGTTTTAACGTATCTTAAGATTTTGCCTACGATTATTAAATACTTGGGTGCTGCGATTTCTAAAGTCACAGGACTTCCAAAAGTAGAATCATTTAATGCAGTAAACAGTATGTTCTTTGGACAATCTGAAGCATTATTAGCGATTAAATCACAGTTTCACCACTTAGAAAACAACCGACTATACATCGTAAGTGCCTCCGCGATGGGCTCTGTATCTGCATCCATTGTAGGTGCCTATCTTGAAATGCTACCTGAACAATTTGTCCTTGTAGCCATTCCGTTAAACATGTTTAGTGCTCTTATCCTTGGATCATTAATAGCACCAGTAAAAGTATCGAAAGAAGAAGACCATGTTGACATAAAAGAAGTGTCAAATGCAAATAGCTTCTTCGAGGCAATGGGGAACGGAGCTTTAGATGGGGGTAAGATTGCTCTAATCGTAGCAGCGATGTTAGTAGCCTTTACCGCATCCCTGGACTTTGCAAACTTCTTGATCTCAAGCGTCTTCTCAGGCGTAACATTAGAACAAATTCTTGGGTATATCCTTGCACCTATTGCCTTCTTAATGGGGATTCCATCAGATGAACTTATTACAGCAGGTAGCTTAATGGGTACAAAGATTATCACAAACGAATTCGTAGCTATGCTTCAGCTGACAGATATGATTAAAGATCTTTCTGACAAAACGGTTGGTATCGTTTCTGTATTCTTAACAAGCTTTGCGAACTTTGCCTCAATCGGAATCATTGCTGGTACAGTTCAAGGAATTGACAGTAAGAAAGGTGCAGCCGTATCGAAGTTCGGTCTTAAATTGTTAGTCGGAGCAACGTTAGGTTCTGTACTATCCGCAACCATTGCAGGTTTGTTCCTATAA
- the opp4B gene encoding oligopeptide ABC transporter permease, whose translation MLKYTLRRLLGMIPMLLLISIVVFFLALAMPGDPFSGEIDPNNTDPEYIEEMREKLGYNDPIHVQYWNWITGFVQGDFGKSVKYKIQVSDLIAQRLPNTLFLGILSLVITYLFAFAMGMTAGRKPYTKLDHFIGGFNYMMLAIPSYIAGVFAIYFFSFQLDWFPFNGSVNIAVDEGTLDWWLSKIYHTFLPALVLGAMGTASYTQFLRNDIIDNSNKDFVRTARAKGTPEARIYNHHILRNSIIPLITFLGFDLVSLVNGALITETIFTYPGLGQLFLTSVQASDYPTLMTLTLMFSFIVLVGNLIADILYGIVDPRIRID comes from the coding sequence ATGTTAAAGTACACGCTTCGCAGATTATTAGGCATGATACCGATGTTGCTCCTTATCTCCATTGTAGTGTTCTTCCTGGCATTAGCTATGCCAGGAGATCCCTTCTCTGGAGAGATAGATCCGAATAACACTGATCCAGAATATATTGAAGAAATGCGTGAGAAATTGGGATACAATGACCCGATTCACGTTCAATATTGGAATTGGATCACAGGATTTGTTCAAGGTGACTTTGGTAAGTCTGTTAAGTACAAAATCCAAGTAAGTGACTTAATCGCTCAGCGATTACCTAATACGTTGTTCTTAGGAATCTTGTCACTTGTAATCACATACTTATTTGCTTTTGCAATGGGAATGACTGCAGGAAGAAAGCCTTACACGAAGTTAGACCATTTTATCGGTGGATTTAACTATATGATGTTGGCAATTCCAAGTTACATCGCAGGTGTATTTGCGATTTACTTCTTCTCATTCCAATTAGATTGGTTCCCGTTTAACGGTTCCGTTAACATAGCCGTTGATGAAGGTACACTAGACTGGTGGTTAAGTAAGATCTATCACACGTTCTTACCGGCACTAGTATTAGGGGCTATGGGAACGGCGAGTTATACACAATTCTTGCGTAACGATATTATTGATAACAGTAATAAAGACTTTGTTCGTACGGCACGTGCGAAAGGTACGCCAGAAGCAAGAATTTACAATCACCATATCTTAAGAAACTCCATCATTCCATTAATTACGTTCTTAGGGTTTGATCTAGTTTCTCTTGTAAATGGTGCCCTTATTACAGAAACAATCTTTACGTATCCAGGTTTAGGACAATTATTCCTGACGTCAGTACAAGCTTCTGACTACCCAACACTCATGACGTTAACGCTTATGTTCTCGTTCATCGTTTTAGTTGGTAACTTGATTGCTGATATTCTCTACGGAATCGTTGACCCAAGGATCAGAATTGATTAG
- the opp4A gene encoding oligopeptide ABC transporter substrate-binding protein has product MSLMLMLTLFLAACNSDANGDSDDSGDDTEDTSENTDSEGDSGEDASGEPQEGGTLNYAIDSEPEGILSPNFYGSATDFEVIQFGIDPLFEYDENLQIEPNLADWSTEDNKVFTFTFEEGVKWHNGDELTVEDWVFALETLADPDYTGPRYANVQTIEGAEAYHSGDADSISGIEVVSDYEVKVTFDKARVNNLLNVWSYPMNRSYWEGVEVADMQDSDKMRQGMMGTGPFKLTKVVPGESYQYEANEDYWKGAPKLDKVIVKVIDSKSVIGALENGDVDMVPVHPTLGKQVEEMENVDLRTYPGLSYYYLGFKFGKFDNEKKEVVEKNDKYADLKLRKAMYHAINRDEWIEAFFSGYGSKVNAPVPTNHWIAADQSELNDYAYDTEKAKSLLDEAGYKDVNDDGFREDPNGDEFVINLAHYASTNPTFESRAKALTQYWEEVGLKAELQMIESSLYYDKVEKDAEGIEVFFGGWSTGSDPDPSALWKSDQLWNYTRWVNEESDQLLDDALDIDKVGTDQEKRKEKYVEWQKLLNEQLPMLYIAELEEIYGVNKRVGGVEFDVSGSNSPHLWYIQN; this is encoded by the coding sequence ATGTCACTAATGTTAATGCTGACATTATTCTTAGCAGCATGTAACAGTGACGCTAACGGTGACTCAGATGACAGTGGAGATGACACAGAAGATACTTCAGAAAACACAGATTCTGAAGGGGATAGCGGAGAAGATGCAAGCGGTGAACCACAAGAAGGTGGAACACTTAATTATGCAATCGATAGTGAACCAGAAGGGATCTTAAGCCCGAACTTCTACGGAAGTGCTACCGACTTTGAAGTTATTCAATTTGGTATTGATCCACTATTTGAATACGATGAAAACTTACAGATCGAGCCTAACTTGGCTGACTGGAGTACAGAAGATAACAAAGTGTTCACATTTACGTTTGAAGAAGGCGTTAAATGGCACAATGGCGATGAACTAACAGTTGAAGACTGGGTATTCGCTCTTGAAACACTTGCTGATCCTGATTACACAGGTCCTCGTTATGCAAACGTTCAAACGATCGAAGGTGCTGAAGCTTACCACAGTGGTGACGCTGATAGCATTTCTGGTATCGAAGTGGTTAGTGATTATGAAGTTAAAGTTACATTCGACAAAGCTCGTGTAAACAACTTACTTAACGTTTGGTCTTACCCAATGAACCGCAGCTACTGGGAAGGCGTAGAAGTAGCTGACATGCAAGATAGCGATAAAATGCGTCAAGGCATGATGGGTACTGGACCATTTAAACTTACAAAAGTTGTTCCTGGTGAATCTTATCAATATGAAGCAAATGAAGATTATTGGAAAGGTGCTCCTAAACTAGACAAAGTTATCGTTAAAGTTATCGATAGTAAATCTGTAATTGGTGCACTAGAAAATGGTGACGTGGACATGGTTCCTGTACACCCAACTCTTGGTAAACAAGTAGAAGAAATGGAAAACGTTGATCTTAGAACATATCCAGGTCTTTCTTATTACTACCTTGGATTCAAATTCGGTAAATTCGACAACGAAAAGAAAGAAGTTGTTGAGAAGAACGATAAGTATGCAGACTTAAAACTACGTAAAGCTATGTATCATGCAATTAACCGTGACGAGTGGATTGAAGCATTCTTTAGTGGTTATGGTTCTAAAGTAAATGCTCCAGTACCAACAAACCACTGGATTGCTGCTGATCAAAGCGAATTAAATGATTATGCTTATGATACTGAAAAAGCGAAGAGCCTTCTTGATGAAGCTGGCTACAAAGATGTAAATGATGATGGATTCCGTGAAGATCCAAATGGTGATGAGTTTGTTATTAACCTAGCACACTATGCTTCTACAAACCCTACATTTGAGTCTCGTGCAAAAGCACTTACTCAGTACTGGGAAGAAGTAGGATTAAAAGCTGAACTACAAATGATCGAATCAAGTCTTTACTATGACAAAGTTGAAAAAGATGCTGAGGGTATCGAAGTATTCTTCGGTGGCTGGAGTACTGGTTCTGATCCAGACCCATCTGCACTTTGGAAATCTGACCAACTTTGGAACTACACTCGTTGGGTAAACGAAGAGAGTGATCAACTTCTAGACGACGCTCTAGACATTGATAAAGTTGGTACAGACCAAGAGAAGCGTAAAGAGAAATATGTAGAATGGCAAAAACTTCTTAACGAGCAGCTACCTATGCTTTATATTGCTGAGCTAGAAGAAATTTACGGTGTTAACAAGCGTGTTGGCGGTGTTGAATTTGACGTTTCAGGTTCTAACAGCCCACACCTATGGTACATCCAGAACTAA